The bacterium sequence GGAGGGCCGGCTGCCGGGCGGCCGTGTGCCGGTGTACCTCGTCGCCCACGAGCCGTCGTTCGGCCGCGCCGGCCTGTACGGAGAGGGCGGCAAGGACTACGCGGACAACCTCGAGCGCTTCACGGTCTTCGGCCGCGGCGCCCTGGCCCTCGCGGGCCGGATCGGCTGGACGCCCGACGTGCTGCACTGCCAGGACTGGCAGACGGGTCTCGTGCCGGTGTGGCTGCGAGAAGAGGCGCGCCCCGCCGGGCTTGAGGGCGCGGCGACGCTTTTCACGATCCACAATCTCGCGTACCAGGGGCTGTTTCCGGCGGAGCGCCTGCCGCTCACGGGACTCGGGCCGCAGGTGTTCACGCCGAAGGGCATCGAGTTCTACGGGAAGGTGAACATGCTCAAAGGCGGGCTCGTCTTCGCCGACCGGCTCAGCACCGTCAGCGCGCAGTACGCGCGCGAGATCCAGACGCCGGAGTTCGGGTGCGGCCTGGAGGGGGTCCTGCGCGAGCGGACGGCCGATCTTGTGGGCATATTGAACGGCGTGGACTACAGCGCCTGGGATCCGTCGACCGATCCGCACATCGCGGCGCGCTACACGGCGGACGACCGCGCCGGCAAGGACGCCTGCACGCGCGATCTGAGACGCCTCCACAATCTCGCCGGCACGCCGCGGGCGCCGCTTGTCGGGATGATCGGCCGCCTCGCCGACCAGAAGGGCTTCGATTTGGTGGCCGCGGTCCTCGACCGCCTCATCGGCGCGGGTGCGCAGTTCGTCCTGCTCGGCACCGGCGAGCCGAAGTACCACGAGCTCTTTCCGCAGTTCCAGAAGCGCTACCCCGGGCGCGTCTCCGTGACCCTCGGGTTCGACGACGCGCTGGCCCACCGCATCGAGGCGGGCGCGGACATGTTCCTGATGCCCTCCCGCTACGAGCCGTCGGGCCTCAACCAGCTGGACAGCCTGCGCTACGGTACCGTCCCGGTCGTGCGGAAGACCGGCGGGCTCGCGGACACGATCGTCGACGCGAGCCCCGACGCGGTCGCCCGCGGCGCCGCGAACGGCTTCGTCTTCGAAGCGTACGAGCCGGGCGCGCTGTGGGGGGCGCTCGAGCGCGCGCTCGCCGCGTTCCGCGACCGCCGCCTGTGGCGGCGGCTCCAACAGACTGGTATGCGACAGGACTTCTCGTGGCGCCGTGCCGCCGCCAGGTACGTCGACACGTACCGGCAGGCGCTCGCCGCGAGGCGCGCCGGTGCCCATGCCTGATCCCGCACCGCCCGCGACGCCGCCCCAACGGAGGACCAACGTGCCCGAACTGCGCAAGGACCCGATCACGCGCCGGTGGGTGATCATCGCCAACGAACGCGCCCAGCGGCCGAGCGACTTCGCGAAGGGCGGCGCGCCGGACGCCCCCTCGTCCGCGAACTGCCCGTTCTGCGAGGGCCGCGAGTCCATGACGCCGCCGGAGATCGCGGCGATCCGCCGGCCCGGCACCGCGCCGAATACGCCGGGATGGCAGGTCCGGGTCGTACCGAACAAGTACCCCGCGCTGCGCATCGAGGGATCGACCGACGTCACGATGGAGGGCATGTACGAAGGGATGGGCGGCGTGGGCGCGCACGAAGTGATCATCGAGACGCTCGAGCACGCG is a genomic window containing:
- the glgA gene encoding glycogen synthase GlgA — encoded protein: MRVLFCTSEAVPFAKTGGLADVSGALPAALAELGCDVRIALPGYRAIDRSKFGFRTIGRSPVRLGDRQVEVEFLEGRLPGGRVPVYLVAHEPSFGRAGLYGEGGKDYADNLERFTVFGRGALALAGRIGWTPDVLHCQDWQTGLVPVWLREEARPAGLEGAATLFTIHNLAYQGLFPAERLPLTGLGPQVFTPKGIEFYGKVNMLKGGLVFADRLSTVSAQYAREIQTPEFGCGLEGVLRERTADLVGILNGVDYSAWDPSTDPHIAARYTADDRAGKDACTRDLRRLHNLAGTPRAPLVGMIGRLADQKGFDLVAAVLDRLIGAGAQFVLLGTGEPKYHELFPQFQKRYPGRVSVTLGFDDALAHRIEAGADMFLMPSRYEPSGLNQLDSLRYGTVPVVRKTGGLADTIVDASPDAVARGAANGFVFEAYEPGALWGALERALAAFRDRRLWRRLQQTGMRQDFSWRRAAARYVDTYRQALAARRAGAHA